In a single window of the Synechococcales cyanobacterium T60_A2020_003 genome:
- a CDS encoding M15 family metallopeptidase has protein sequence MKAYSTIPIQDCGEPLVPIPRQYFVLTTPHPYESLGAPYGVRSPYVLRQSVCDRLIQAHHYLQDLQPGWRIQIFDAYRPIAVQQFMVDSVFADQVAMRGLSHSTLTDAQRTALLEEVYTFWAKPSHDPATPPPHSTGAAVDVTLIDAKGDAVEMGSPIDEISERSHPNYFAPSYAEGAADGDRLEHPYHVHRSVLRTVLCQAGFHQHPNEWWHFSYGDQLWAWIERQHGTDTAAIARYGRATD, from the coding sequence ATGAAGGCCTATTCTACGATTCCCATTCAAGACTGTGGTGAACCGCTGGTTCCCATTCCAAGGCAGTACTTTGTGTTGACCACACCCCATCCCTACGAATCCCTAGGGGCACCCTACGGGGTGCGATCGCCCTACGTCCTGCGACAAAGTGTGTGCGATCGCCTCATTCAAGCCCACCATTATTTGCAGGATCTCCAACCGGGATGGCGGATTCAAATTTTTGATGCCTATCGCCCGATCGCCGTCCAGCAATTTATGGTGGATTCCGTGTTTGCAGACCAGGTGGCGATGCGAGGGCTGAGTCATTCAACCTTGACGGACGCACAACGCACAGCCCTTTTGGAAGAAGTCTACACCTTCTGGGCAAAGCCAAGCCATGACCCAGCAACACCGCCGCCCCACAGTACCGGAGCGGCGGTGGATGTTACGCTGATTGATGCCAAGGGTGATGCAGTAGAGATGGGGTCTCCGATTGATGAAATCTCAGAGCGATCGCATCCTAACTATTTTGCACCTTCGTACGCTGAAGGAGCGGCAGACGGCGATCGCCTTGAGCACCCATACCATGTCCACCGTAGTGTACTGCGAACGGTGCTCTGCCAAGCAGGCTTTCATCAACATCCGAATGAATGGTGGCACTTTTCCTATGGTGATCAGCTTTGGGCCTGGATTGAACGTCAACACGGCACGGATACAGCGGCGATCGCCCGATACGGTCGCGCAACGGACTAG
- a CDS encoding c-type cytochrome: MKHLWPSGLRICLIFTVAWNVVAASPAIAAPSQIEPLPEEEAIAPSPPSSVKLNNGKTLFQQNCAVCHINGQNLIIAHKTLAYDTLKTYGMNSIEAITRQVTYGKNVMPAFGESLSSDQIDDIATYVLHQAQQGW, from the coding sequence ATGAAGCACCTCTGGCCGAGCGGTCTTCGGATTTGCCTAATTTTTACCGTTGCTTGGAACGTGGTTGCGGCATCTCCAGCGATCGCGGCTCCTTCTCAGATCGAACCCTTGCCTGAAGAAGAGGCGATCGCCCCCAGTCCACCCTCTTCTGTCAAACTCAACAACGGCAAGACCTTATTCCAACAAAACTGCGCCGTGTGTCACATCAACGGGCAAAACCTGATCATCGCCCACAAGACCCTGGCCTACGACACACTCAAAACCTATGGGATGAACTCCATCGAGGCGATCACCCGACAAGTGACCTACGGCAAAAACGTCATGCCAGCCTTTGGCGAATCCCTGAGCAGCGACCAAATTGACGACATCGCCACCTACGTTCTCCACCAAGCACAGCAAGGCTGGTAA